A single Altererythrobacter sp. BO-6 DNA region contains:
- a CDS encoding exodeoxyribonuclease VII small subunit encodes MLARHSKRTITISDTSDISQLSFEQALIALEEIVQQLESGNVPLDQSIALYERGEALRKHCQKRLDDAQARIERIVTDASGAAVGTAPFDSES; translated from the coding sequence ATGCTCGCGCGTCATTCGAAAAGGACCATCACCATTTCCGACACGAGCGATATTTCCCAACTCTCCTTCGAGCAGGCGCTGATTGCGCTGGAAGAGATCGTGCAGCAGCTGGAAAGCGGCAATGTGCCGCTTGACCAGTCGATTGCGCTCTACGAACGCGGCGAGGCCTTGCGCAAGCACTGCCAGAAACGCCTCGACGATGCGCAGGCGCGGATCGAACGGATCGTGACCGATGCTTCGGGTGCAGCGGTTGGCACCGCACCGTTCGATTCCGAAAGCTAG
- a CDS encoding ABC transporter ATP-binding protein, with amino-acid sequence MSEPILELRGLSKTYPGGLKALDNVDLEIRKGEIFALLGPNGAGKTTLIGAVCGLVRPTGGTMRAFGHDMATDWRQARRRIGLVPQELSTDMFEPVIRAVSYSRGLFGLPPDKKRIEEILKSLSLWDKRNERIMALSGGMKRRVLIAKALAHEPDLLFLDEPTAGVDVELRKGMWAIIGEMRARGVTIILTTHYIEEAEEMADRVGIINKGRIITVDDKAAMMAKLGRTEAHIALAAPMSEIPPAIAGFPVELEHGGTSLRYRGGDGTGKGKAEVADLTKALTRAGVDYIGIDTRESSLEEIFVSLLDHGEVAA; translated from the coding sequence ATGAGCGAACCTATCCTAGAGCTGCGCGGCCTCAGCAAGACCTATCCGGGCGGGCTGAAGGCGCTCGACAATGTCGACCTGGAAATCCGCAAGGGCGAGATTTTCGCGCTGCTCGGCCCCAATGGTGCGGGCAAGACCACGCTGATCGGCGCAGTGTGCGGGCTGGTGCGGCCGACCGGCGGCACGATGCGCGCCTTCGGGCACGATATGGCAACGGATTGGCGGCAGGCGCGGCGCCGGATCGGCCTGGTGCCGCAGGAACTCAGCACCGACATGTTCGAGCCGGTGATCCGCGCGGTCAGCTATTCGCGCGGGCTGTTCGGCCTGCCGCCGGACAAGAAACGGATCGAGGAAATCCTCAAGAGCCTGAGCCTGTGGGACAAGCGCAACGAGCGGATCATGGCGCTTTCGGGCGGGATGAAGCGGCGCGTCCTGATCGCCAAGGCGCTGGCGCACGAACCGGACCTGCTGTTCCTGGACGAGCCGACCGCCGGGGTCGATGTCGAACTGCGCAAGGGCATGTGGGCGATCATTGGCGAGATGCGCGCACGCGGCGTCACCATCATCCTTACCACCCACTATATTGAAGAGGCCGAGGAAATGGCCGATCGGGTAGGGATCATCAACAAGGGACGGATCATCACCGTCGATGACAAGGCGGCGATGATGGCGAAACTGGGCCGGACGGAGGCGCATATCGCGCTGGCCGCGCCGATGAGCGAGATACCGCCAGCCATCGCCGGCTTCCCGGTCGAGCTGGAGCATGGCGGCACTTCGCTGCGCTATCGCGGTGGCGACGGCACCGGCAAGGGCAAGGCCGAAGTCGCCGATCTGACCAAGGCGCTGACCCGCGCGGGGGTCGATTACATCGGGATCGACACGCGCGAGAGCAGCCTTGAGGAGATCTTCGTCTCGCTGCTCGATCACGGGGAAGTCGCAGCATGA
- a CDS encoding DUF3052 family protein, producing MTEGYSGAPLAKKLSLRDGQRCWFHAMPDHVQDEIDEYALELTFVGYPAEGIDAAHIFVSERAELERLLASLRHQIARDGHIWVSWPKKVSKVETDIKEDTIREVCLPLGLVDTKVCAVDETWSGLKLVIRKELR from the coding sequence ATGACAGAAGGTTATTCAGGGGCGCCGCTCGCCAAGAAGCTATCACTGCGCGACGGGCAGCGCTGCTGGTTTCATGCCATGCCCGACCATGTGCAGGACGAGATCGACGAATATGCGCTCGAGCTGACCTTCGTTGGCTATCCGGCGGAAGGGATCGATGCGGCGCACATCTTCGTGAGCGAGCGCGCCGAGCTCGAACGCCTGCTCGCCTCGCTTCGCCACCAGATCGCCAGGGACGGCCATATCTGGGTCAGCTGGCCCAAGAAAGTCTCGAAAGTCGAAACCGATATCAAAGAGGACACCATCCGCGAGGTCTGCCTGCCGCTGGGGCTGGTCGACACCAAGGTCTGCGCGGTGGACGAGACCTGGTCCGGCCTCAAGCTCGTGATCCGCAAGGAGTTGCGATGA
- a CDS encoding polyprenyl synthetase family protein: MAGGSDHSLLKDGLAQVQREVDSVFDALLPVPQDTRARLVEAMRYAAIGGGKRVRPLLLVSTAELFGVDRDRALRAACAVEAIHVYSLIHDDLPCMDDDDLRHGKPTLHKAFDEATAVLAGDSLHALAFEILADTETSTDPFTRSELIMTLGKASGWDGMAGGQMMDMMAEGSDYDLHTITRLQQLKTGALLAASVEMGAIMGHVPPEGRHHLRAYARDIGLAFQIADDLLDVEGDAEKAGKALRKDESQGKQTFVTLMGVDKAREQARALVDQAIARLAPHGDDARMLAAVARYIVERDR; encoded by the coding sequence ATGGCCGGGGGGAGCGATCACAGCCTTTTGAAGGACGGGTTGGCGCAGGTGCAGCGCGAGGTCGACAGCGTGTTCGACGCGCTGTTGCCGGTGCCGCAAGACACGCGCGCGCGACTGGTGGAGGCGATGCGCTATGCCGCCATCGGTGGCGGCAAGCGGGTGCGCCCGTTGCTGCTGGTCAGCACTGCCGAACTGTTCGGGGTCGATCGCGACCGGGCGCTGCGGGCGGCCTGCGCGGTCGAGGCGATCCATGTCTATTCGCTGATCCATGACGACCTGCCGTGCATGGACGATGACGATTTGCGCCATGGCAAACCCACGCTGCACAAGGCCTTCGACGAGGCCACCGCCGTGCTGGCGGGCGATTCGCTGCATGCGCTGGCTTTCGAGATCCTCGCCGATACGGAAACCAGCACCGATCCTTTCACCCGCTCCGAACTGATCATGACGTTGGGCAAGGCCAGCGGTTGGGACGGCATGGCCGGCGGCCAGATGATGGACATGATGGCGGAAGGATCGGATTACGATCTCCACACCATCACCCGGCTGCAGCAATTGAAGACCGGCGCGCTGCTCGCTGCCTCGGTGGAAATGGGCGCGATCATGGGTCATGTGCCGCCCGAGGGGCGCCATCACCTGCGCGCCTATGCCCGTGACATTGGCCTCGCTTTCCAGATTGCGGATGACTTGCTCGATGTCGAGGGGGACGCAGAGAAGGCAGGAAAGGCGCTGCGCAAGGATGAGAGCCAGGGCAAGCAGACTTTCGTGACGCTGATGGGCGTCGACAAGGCGCGAGAGCAGGCGCGGGCGCTTGTCGACCAGGCCATCGCGCGGCTTGCCCCGCATGGCGATGACGCCCGTATGTTGGCCGCGGTCGCGCGCTATATCGTGGAGAGGGACAGATGA
- the queA gene encoding tRNA preQ1(34) S-adenosylmethionine ribosyltransferase-isomerase QueA, whose product MRVDLFDFELPPERIALRPVRPRDAARMLVVRGEGPFEDRGVRDLPQLLNPGDVLVFNDTRVIPAQLEGRRAGGEAKIGATLHKREDLRRWIAFIRNAKRLKEGDQLVFGGGVTAIAEARHADGSFTLFFEGEEPVEVLLDRAGTMPLPPYIAGKRGVDAQDREDYQTMFAEKDGAVAAPTASLHFTQRLVDAIDAAGIQREMLTLHVGAGTFLPVKADDTDDHQMHAEWGRITPEVADRLNAARAAGGRIIAVGTTSLRLLESAAREDRTIAPFEGDTAIFITPGYRFKGVDGLMTNFHLPKSTLMMLVSALMGRERMMAAYAHAIAHEYRFYSYGDSSLLLP is encoded by the coding sequence ATGCGCGTTGACCTGTTCGATTTCGAGCTTCCGCCAGAGCGGATTGCCTTGCGCCCGGTGCGCCCGCGCGATGCCGCGCGTATGCTGGTTGTGCGCGGGGAGGGGCCATTTGAAGACAGGGGCGTTCGCGACCTGCCGCAGCTGCTCAATCCTGGCGATGTGCTGGTGTTCAACGATACGCGGGTCATCCCGGCCCAGCTCGAAGGGCGCAGGGCGGGGGGCGAGGCCAAGATCGGCGCCACGCTGCACAAGCGCGAGGACTTGCGCCGCTGGATTGCCTTTATCCGCAATGCCAAGCGGCTGAAAGAAGGCGACCAGCTGGTGTTCGGCGGCGGGGTCACCGCCATTGCCGAAGCGCGCCATGCCGATGGCAGTTTCACACTGTTCTTCGAAGGCGAGGAGCCGGTCGAAGTGCTGCTCGACCGCGCCGGCACCATGCCGCTGCCACCTTACATTGCGGGCAAGCGCGGCGTCGATGCGCAGGATCGCGAGGATTACCAGACGATGTTCGCGGAGAAGGACGGGGCAGTTGCCGCGCCCACCGCCTCGCTCCATTTCACCCAGCGCCTGGTCGATGCCATCGATGCCGCCGGGATCCAGCGCGAGATGCTGACGCTGCACGTCGGCGCGGGCACCTTCCTGCCGGTGAAGGCCGACGATACCGACGATCACCAGATGCACGCCGAATGGGGCCGGATCACGCCCGAGGTGGCAGACCGGCTAAATGCCGCGCGCGCTGCTGGCGGACGGATCATCGCGGTGGGCACCACCTCGCTACGCTTGCTGGAGAGTGCGGCGCGCGAGGATCGCACCATAGCGCCGTTCGAAGGCGATACCGCGATCTTCATTACCCCCGGCTATCGCTTCAAGGGCGTGGATGGCCTGATGACGAATTTCCACCTGCCCAAATCGACCCTGATGATGCTGGTCAGCGCGCTAATGGGGCGTGAGCGGATGATGGCGGCCTATGCCCATGCAATCGCACACGAATATCGCTTCTATTCCTATGGTGACTCCTCGCTGCTCTTGCCCTAG
- a CDS encoding ABC transporter permease, which produces MIAWRSTWSIYKRELVRFLRTAFQSVLAPVLTTSLYFIVFGAAIGGRMPDLGGVDYGAFIIPGLLMLTLLGETTSNSSFGIYMPRFTGTIYELLSAPVGVAETLIGFVGAAATKSLILAAIILLTARLFVDYSIAHPLLSLVYIVLVASAFSLFGFILGVWADNFEKLGIIPMLFLTPLTFLGGTFYSIDMLPKPWDTIALANPIVYLVSGLRWTFYGSADVSIGISFAITLGFLAVCVAIIAYIFKTGWRLRA; this is translated from the coding sequence ATGATTGCGTGGCGTTCAACCTGGTCGATCTACAAGCGCGAACTGGTGCGCTTCCTGCGCACGGCCTTCCAGTCGGTGCTGGCGCCCGTGCTCACGACATCGCTCTATTTCATCGTGTTCGGCGCGGCGATCGGTGGCCGCATGCCTGATCTTGGCGGGGTGGACTACGGCGCCTTCATCATTCCCGGCCTGCTGATGCTTACCCTGTTGGGGGAAACCACCAGCAATTCGAGCTTCGGCATCTACATGCCGCGCTTCACCGGCACGATCTACGAACTACTGAGCGCGCCGGTGGGCGTGGCGGAAACGCTGATCGGCTTCGTCGGCGCGGCGGCAACCAAGAGCCTGATCCTCGCTGCGATCATCCTCCTTACCGCGCGGCTGTTCGTCGACTATTCGATCGCGCATCCGCTGCTTTCGCTGGTCTATATCGTGCTGGTCGCGTCCGCCTTCAGCCTGTTCGGCTTTATCCTGGGCGTGTGGGCGGACAATTTCGAGAAGCTGGGCATTATCCCGATGCTGTTTCTCACTCCGCTAACCTTCCTTGGCGGGACATTCTACTCGATCGATATGCTGCCCAAGCCGTGGGACACGATCGCGCTTGCCAACCCGATCGTCTATCTGGTCAGCGGGCTGCGCTGGACCTTCTACGGCAGCGCAGACGTGAGCATCGGGATCAGCTTCGCGATCACTCTGGGCTTTCTGGCGGTTTGCGTCGCGATCATCGCTTACATCTTCAAGACGGGCTGGCGCCTAAGGGCATAG
- a CDS encoding DUF2177 family protein — MSKWIIAYIAAAIAFGILDSIWLRWAGPNLYRPVIGEIMAEEFRVVPAAAFYLIYLAGMVWFAIRPGIESGQVSAAVLNGALLGALCYATFDLTSQAVFKVWSTHVSVIDIAWGAFATATASAVATWVTLKFAS; from the coding sequence ATGAGCAAGTGGATAATCGCCTACATCGCCGCCGCAATCGCCTTTGGCATCCTCGATTCGATCTGGCTGAGATGGGCGGGACCCAACCTGTATCGCCCGGTGATCGGCGAGATCATGGCAGAGGAATTCCGGGTGGTGCCCGCCGCCGCGTTCTACCTGATCTACCTGGCGGGCATGGTGTGGTTTGCGATTCGCCCCGGAATCGAAAGCGGCCAGGTAAGCGCTGCGGTGCTCAACGGCGCTCTGCTCGGCGCGCTGTGTTATGCAACTTTCGATCTTACCAGCCAGGCCGTGTTCAAGGTTTGGTCCACCCATGTCAGCGTGATCGACATTGCCTGGGGCGCGTTTGCGACGGCAACCGCCAGCGCCGTGGCGACCTGGGTGACGCTGAAATTCGCGAGTTAG
- a CDS encoding outer membrane beta-barrel protein has protein sequence MRTPLIAASSAFAAALVIPTAASAQDGGTAEPFVGLSAGYHDLGVDDDTFDVDDSGAIFGVVAGVDFPVTEKLFVGAEANYHFGTDAIDNEYGIAARLGIRTSENSKIYLRGGYQEVDLDLEAILDAELPEGLPDSEGDYIVGVGGEFGLGGRNAAVRVGVDTISFDSLRATAGVVFNF, from the coding sequence ATGCGTACCCCCCTTATCGCAGCTTCAAGCGCATTCGCTGCTGCGCTGGTCATTCCCACAGCTGCGAGCGCGCAAGATGGCGGCACGGCAGAACCCTTTGTCGGGCTGTCGGCCGGTTATCATGACCTTGGCGTGGACGATGACACATTCGATGTCGACGACAGCGGTGCTATTTTCGGCGTGGTTGCCGGGGTCGATTTCCCTGTAACAGAGAAGCTGTTTGTTGGCGCAGAGGCCAATTACCATTTCGGCACTGACGCGATCGACAATGAGTACGGCATTGCCGCAAGACTGGGCATCCGCACCAGCGAGAATTCCAAGATCTACCTGCGCGGCGGATATCAGGAGGTCGATCTGGACCTTGAGGCAATCCTTGATGCCGAGCTTCCCGAAGGCCTGCCGGATAGCGAGGGCGACTACATCGTAGGCGTTGGCGGCGAATTCGGCCTCGGCGGTCGCAATGCCGCCGTTCGTGTCGGCGTCGACACAATCTCTTTCGACTCGCTGCGGGCAACCGCAGGCGTCGTGTTCAACTTCTGA
- a CDS encoding DUF6122 family protein, which produces MSDLLQPILHYGGHWLVPFVFAWLLWRSDWKRAGLVIAAANLIDLDHLLADPIFDPDRCSIGFHLLHGWEAAIAYLLMLGVPKWWVRALGIGALWHLAVDYGDCLMQNM; this is translated from the coding sequence GTGTCAGACCTCCTCCAGCCCATCCTGCATTACGGCGGGCACTGGCTGGTGCCCTTCGTCTTCGCATGGTTGCTGTGGCGTTCCGACTGGAAGCGCGCGGGTCTCGTCATCGCCGCTGCAAACCTGATCGACCTCGATCACTTGCTGGCGGACCCGATCTTCGATCCCGATCGCTGCAGCATCGGCTTCCACCTGCTCCACGGCTGGGAGGCTGCGATCGCCTATCTGCTGATGCTGGGCGTGCCGAAATGGTGGGTGCGCGCGCTGGGAATTGGGGCATTGTGGCATTTGGCGGTCGACTATGGCGATTGCCTGATGCAAAACATGTGA
- the purL gene encoding phosphoribosylformylglycinamidine synthase subunit PurL — translation MATLTSHITPEIVEQHGLSPEEYERVLHALGREPNLVELGIFSVMWSEHCSYKSSRLHLKKLPTEAPWVICGPGENAGVIDIGDGQAAIFKMESHNHPSYIEPYQGAATGVGGILRDVFTMGARPIANANALRFGRPDHPKMQHLVKGVVAGIGGYGNCVGVPTVCGETNFHAAYDGNILVNAMTVGLADADKIFYSAATGVGNPIVYVGSKTGRDGIHGATMASADFGEDAEAKRPTVQVGDPFTEKLLIEACLELMATDAIVAIQDMGAAGLTSSSVEMATNGKAGIRLDMNKVPCREEGMTPYEMMLSESQERMLMVLKPGKEAMAEAIFKKWELDFAVIGEVTDTQHMVLEFNGEVVCDIPLGPLAADAPLYDRPYLSKEEYAVWAGVKPMTDRPDSADVGADLLKLMASPNLASKRWIYEQYDSQVMGDTLQTGGDAGVVRIHGTKKALAITTDCTPRYVYADPYEGGKQAIAEAYRNLCAVGARPLAVTNCLNFANPQRPEIMAQLVHALEGMGDACRMLDFPIVSGNVSLYNESKATGGGSAILPTPAIGGVGIIDDYGQMMTLGFKNAGDTLYLVGPEFWARPDPTRSHLGKSLWLSVVHGRDEGRTPPTDLVIERNAGMIIHELIADGLVNAVHDLSDGGLAVALAEMALAGGLGAEVEANADYTAAQWWFGEDQGRYVVSVPDTEALNAALAKGTENAETAQIGFRRIGTVGGDSLLGVKLADLREAHQSFFRDWMEG, via the coding sequence ATGGCTACCTTGACCTCGCACATCACGCCCGAAATCGTAGAACAGCACGGCCTTTCGCCGGAGGAATATGAGCGCGTCCTGCATGCGCTGGGGCGCGAGCCGAACCTGGTCGAACTGGGCATCTTTTCGGTGATGTGGAGCGAGCATTGCAGCTACAAGAGCTCGCGCCTGCACCTCAAGAAACTGCCGACCGAGGCGCCCTGGGTTATCTGCGGCCCGGGGGAGAACGCCGGCGTTATCGACATCGGTGACGGACAGGCGGCGATCTTCAAAATGGAGAGCCACAACCACCCCAGCTATATCGAACCTTATCAAGGCGCGGCGACTGGCGTGGGCGGCATATTGCGCGACGTCTTCACCATGGGCGCGCGGCCCATCGCCAATGCCAATGCACTGCGCTTTGGCCGGCCTGACCATCCCAAGATGCAGCACCTCGTCAAAGGCGTGGTCGCGGGGATCGGCGGCTATGGCAATTGCGTGGGCGTGCCGACCGTGTGCGGCGAGACCAATTTCCATGCCGCCTACGATGGCAACATCCTCGTCAATGCGATGACCGTCGGCCTCGCCGATGCCGACAAGATCTTTTACAGCGCCGCGACCGGCGTCGGCAATCCGATCGTTTATGTCGGTTCGAAGACCGGGCGTGACGGGATCCACGGTGCGACCATGGCCAGCGCCGATTTCGGCGAAGATGCCGAAGCCAAGCGCCCTACCGTGCAGGTGGGCGATCCCTTCACCGAGAAGCTGCTGATCGAGGCCTGCCTGGAACTGATGGCGACCGATGCCATCGTCGCGATCCAGGACATGGGCGCAGCGGGCCTCACCTCTTCCAGCGTGGAAATGGCGACCAATGGCAAGGCAGGTATCCGCCTCGACATGAACAAGGTGCCATGCCGCGAAGAGGGCATGACGCCGTATGAGATGATGCTGAGCGAGAGCCAGGAGCGGATGCTCATGGTCTTGAAGCCCGGCAAGGAAGCCATGGCGGAGGCGATCTTCAAGAAGTGGGAGCTCGATTTCGCAGTCATCGGCGAAGTCACCGACACGCAGCACATGGTGCTCGAGTTCAATGGCGAGGTGGTGTGCGACATCCCGCTCGGCCCGCTCGCTGCCGATGCCCCGCTGTATGACCGCCCCTATCTCTCGAAAGAGGAATATGCCGTCTGGGCCGGGGTAAAGCCGATGACCGACCGGCCCGACAGTGCGGATGTCGGCGCGGACCTGCTCAAGCTGATGGCCAGCCCCAACCTCGCCAGCAAGCGCTGGATTTACGAGCAGTATGACAGCCAGGTGATGGGCGACACGCTGCAAACCGGCGGCGATGCCGGCGTGGTGCGCATCCACGGCACGAAAAAAGCGCTGGCGATCACCACTGATTGCACTCCGCGGTACGTCTATGCCGATCCCTACGAGGGCGGTAAGCAGGCGATTGCCGAGGCCTATCGCAACCTTTGCGCGGTTGGCGCGCGCCCGCTGGCGGTGACCAACTGCCTCAATTTCGCCAACCCGCAGCGCCCCGAGATCATGGCGCAGCTGGTCCACGCGCTCGAAGGCATGGGCGATGCCTGCCGCATGCTCGACTTCCCGATCGTGAGCGGCAACGTCAGCCTCTATAACGAAAGCAAGGCGACCGGCGGTGGCTCCGCCATCCTCCCTACCCCGGCCATCGGCGGCGTGGGCATCATCGACGATTATGGGCAGATGATGACGCTGGGCTTCAAGAACGCCGGTGACACACTCTACCTCGTCGGCCCCGAATTCTGGGCGCGCCCTGACCCGACCCGCTCGCACCTCGGCAAGTCGCTGTGGCTCAGCGTGGTCCATGGCCGCGACGAAGGCCGCACCCCGCCCACCGACCTCGTCATCGAGCGCAATGCCGGCATGATCATCCACGAACTGATTGCCGACGGGCTGGTCAACGCCGTGCATGACCTTTCGGATGGCGGCCTTGCGGTCGCGCTCGCGGAAATGGCGTTGGCGGGCGGGCTCGGCGCAGAGGTCGAAGCCAACGCGGATTACACCGCAGCGCAGTGGTGGTTCGGCGAAGACCAGGGCCGCTATGTCGTCTCGGTTCCCGATACCGAAGCGCTCAATGCGGCGCTTGCCAAGGGCACGGAGAATGCCGAGACCGCGCAGATCGGCTTCCGCCGCATCGGCACAGTTGGTGGTGACAGCCTGCTGGGCGTGAAGCTCGCTGACTTGCGCGAAGCGCATCAGAGCTTCTTCCGCGACTGGATGGAGGGGTGA
- a CDS encoding peptidylprolyl isomerase — MLKKFLLAAASLGMLAAPLAVSAQDEAASEEAMPAPAAADQRNYGTISYDVSEDPENVWLLDLSNGERVAIRLMPSWAPNHVERIKTLTRQGFYDGIIFHRVIEGFMAQGGDPTGTGQGGSALPDLKAEFNPMPHIRGTVSMARAASEDSANSQFFIVFYPRFSLDKRYTNFGRVISNMAAVDAINRGEPPANPTRIVQASIAADGKPRPAAPMPQADEEITADMLSAPL; from the coding sequence ATGCTGAAGAAATTTCTCCTTGCCGCTGCTTCGCTTGGCATGCTTGCTGCACCTCTTGCCGTTTCCGCGCAGGACGAGGCCGCGTCGGAAGAAGCGATGCCTGCACCGGCTGCGGCCGACCAGCGCAATTATGGCACGATCAGCTATGACGTGAGCGAAGACCCGGAGAATGTCTGGCTGCTGGACCTGTCCAATGGCGAGCGGGTGGCGATCCGCCTGATGCCCAGTTGGGCGCCGAACCATGTCGAGCGGATCAAGACGCTTACGCGGCAGGGTTTTTACGACGGGATCATTTTCCACCGCGTGATCGAAGGCTTTATGGCGCAGGGTGGTGACCCAACCGGCACTGGCCAGGGCGGTTCCGCGCTGCCGGACCTCAAGGCAGAGTTCAATCCGATGCCGCATATCCGCGGCACGGTGTCGATGGCGCGTGCGGCAAGCGAAGACAGCGCGAACAGCCAGTTCTTCATCGTGTTCTATCCGCGCTTCAGCCTGGACAAGCGCTACACCAACTTCGGCCGCGTGATCTCCAACATGGCCGCGGTCGATGCGATCAACCGGGGGGAGCCGCCCGCTAACCCGACCCGAATCGTGCAGGCCTCGATTGCGGCGGATGGCAAGCCGCGCCCGGCGGCACCCATGCCGCAGGCGGATGAGGAAATCACCGCTGACATGCTGAGCGCGCCGCTCTAA
- the coaD gene encoding pantetheine-phosphate adenylyltransferase codes for MTHRIGIYPGTFDPITLGHMDIIERGAKLVDELIIGVTTNAAKSPMFSDDERIAMVEREVASIGGANIRVVGFSSLLMDFAEKMGAQVVIRGIRGVTDFEYEYQLTGMNRQLNHDIETVFLMADVALQPIASRLVKEIAIYGGDISKFVTPQVRADVMARVAR; via the coding sequence ATGACACATCGCATCGGGATCTACCCCGGCACGTTCGACCCGATTACGCTCGGCCATATGGACATCATCGAGCGCGGCGCGAAACTGGTCGACGAGCTGATCATCGGCGTCACCACCAATGCCGCCAAGTCGCCGATGTTTTCGGACGACGAACGGATCGCCATGGTCGAGCGCGAAGTGGCGAGCATCGGTGGCGCGAATATCCGTGTCGTGGGCTTCAGCTCGCTGCTGATGGATTTTGCCGAAAAGATGGGCGCTCAGGTGGTGATCCGCGGCATTCGCGGGGTGACCGACTTCGAATATGAATACCAGCTCACCGGCATGAACCGCCAGCTCAACCACGATATCGAAACGGTGTTCCTGATGGCCGATGTTGCGCTGCAGCCGATTGCCAGCCGCCTGGTCAAGGAAATCGCGATTTACGGCGGAGACATCTCCAAGTTCGTCACACCGCAGGTACGCGCAGATGTGATGGCCCGCGTTGCCAGATAG